The Aedes albopictus strain Foshan chromosome 2, AalbF5, whole genome shotgun sequence region CGAATGTAGCGTAACATCCCTCCGGCGTTTGAAGCGTTTTTGGCAAATGGGACAAGCGTACGGCTTCTCAAGATCGTGATTTTTCCTATGTTCCAGCATTTTGGCCTCGTCAAAGTAAACTTCGTAGCACTTGTCACATTGGAAGACATCCTTGGGATGCTTCATTTTCATATGTTTGTGCAAGGCAAATTCACGCTTCGCTACAGCGCCACACTTTTCACAGGAAAATGCTGGATTTTCTTGATTGTCTTCTGGATTCTTTGCCGTGgccacctgaaaaaaaaagacCAACACGTTAGCAGTCAGCTTATAGACGACACATACTAATTTTTATACAAAGATTTGAGAGACAATACATCTTTAAGTGATTGCTTCTCAAAATCTTTTTCTACGAGACATAAAGAAAAACGTTTTAAACAAACATCGTTACAAGTTTTACCTCTTCGTTACTGATGTCTTGTTTGACCCTAGAGCGCCTTCCTTTTCCTCTAGCTGATGGTTTCTTCGACGGGACTTCAAGAATATCAGCGAACACTTTTGGCTCATCCAGCTGTAAAAGAGTGTCCTCAACCGGGTCCTCCGGTTCTTTCTTGACCATAACTTCTTCCAGCTTTGGTGCCAGCAGTTCCCCCAGTAGACGATGACTTTCCAGGCACATTCTGTGCAACTCGTAGGCATCGTCTATCTTTCCTTTGCAATCGTGGCATACGCTCAACGGCATTGCCAGTACTTCAGTGGCCGATGGTTTTCCATCCGGCTCAGCCGCAAACACTTGTGAGCAAATGACGCTCAGTTTACGGTAGAGATTGACATGGCCAGGATCATCCGACGACTGGAAGATGTTTTCCGATGGGATGTACGTGACGTCCTGGATGCAGACCCGACACAGATTGGCCGGGTTCGTTTCCGAGTTGAATGCCATGATGTAGTTTGAATGTTGATTTACACTTTCCCGTCGGAATATTCACTAAAACTTCTAAAATGCTTGCGTTGctcaaattatttttaaataaactttACGTTCCGCTCGTTCCGCGCTAGTTCCGCGCAACTAAAATAAACATTATGCTATCACTTTTGTTTGCTGATgttgaaaatgaaaacaaaaacagaGCTAACTTCGCTCACATATAGCGGGGTGCCATTCACAAACTACACAACCATCCCACACCACTCACGCTAAGAAAAAGCAAAAGAAAAAGTAtaaaataaggagtgtatcgtaaagtagttgaaaatcaagttgaaaatgtttacaattgggtttttaaatttggaataatgtattgatattttgattttatatgaaacagcacctttttctgagccactatgattttttcagatttttggaactttattctggtacagtagacgttcgataactgcaacatgtttacgtttcacttagcgaacaaaattcgataactgcaaccccgcataatcacaaactgtaaatgcaacgtttcgcatactgtagatgaccattagCAATTATCATTTAACCATTTATCAATCTATTGGAGATAACAGTAAGCTGACCATTCcaggtacagatttgccagtttgacaaatggtaatccgccaatttacagtatgtggaataggcggttaagattggttaccataaaaaatcgctcgttttctcgaacaaatttttcgcaatacagtaaaggatatggtcaatatattatccagttttcGAGACGATTCGCTGTATagcaaatggttagagaacaATTTAACCATAAATATCGAAGAAAAACTTCAATGTATGTATTACGAGTGATACCGCGAGAGAGAAACAAGTAACAAATTAGATATTAAGCAAAGAATCAATCACTTTTATTCATGAAATCGCGTAGACATCACATACATAGATGCTTCTCCAAATCCTGCGTTGTTTGTTTTCCGCTTCACCTCTTGCCGCTAGCTTGGAAGAAGTTTGTTTGGGAATCGAATCGACGAAAGTCCATCCACACTCGATTGTCCCAGTCCCAGCGTTGAACGCATAAACAGTAAACAGCACTCCTTCAGGACTTGCCTGCAGAGGATATATAGGTAGATTACGGTCAGTTCACTTTCAACACCAGCATTTTGGTGTTGGT contains the following coding sequences:
- the LOC109429954 gene encoding zinc finger protein 836, coding for MAFNSETNPANLCRVCIQDVTYIPSENIFQSSDDPGHVNLYRKLSVICSQVFAAEPDGKPSATEVLAMPLSVCHDCKGKIDDAYELHRMCLESHRLLGELLAPKLEEVMVKKEPEDPVEDTLLQLDEPKVFADILEVPSKKPSARGKGRRSRVKQDISNEEVATAKNPEDNQENPAFSCEKCGAVAKREFALHKHMKMKHPKDVFQCDKCYEVYFDEAKMLEHRKNHDLEKPYACPICQKRFKRRRDVTLHSVLCKGQTPFLCTECGKGYAYASSLVQHLLRHKEKSMACDLCPVKFHTKGALNMHIRLTHNKEKNYVCHICSKRCVSSDALKKHLLCHTGERQFKCDVCDMKFLRRNNMMRHMRTHTGEKPYKCTHCDRAFSQTNDLVKHSKVHFGDNPYKCDRCDAAYRLLSELRDHYKVHSGSGYGSSDQPDNFKFTSVSALQWRAAQERQNDVSQSSAELKEGKVPESRMEADDEF